In Anopheles gambiae chromosome 2, idAnoGambNW_F1_1, whole genome shotgun sequence, a single window of DNA contains:
- the LOC1281810 gene encoding protein piccolo — translation METEEIIKLVDGIYKNILEKFNPGARQLISAGKAYLKALHGASTASNVFNEALAKIAVNAQQGGTIDIGSALMNIVGVYKEIQDQHMNILKAFYVDLLVPLETNLEKDTKVVQFEQKKFLQQHKMRSDSYSKAAATMKKYRKKNSKNTPKEAEKEIKSIQAFEEEKHKLDQFCEQSLKNAMTQERRRYGFVLERQCSLAKHWMAYHHSGHMIIEKSLDNWNDVAATREFLPPNVENMFSAKQALRDVEDEDDDDRESIASQLRKTRSIDASCLDMRSLADVANSTLQMPRAKSEFNLNNNTGTLLSGHHHHHHHHNHHAMMMMGGGGGGGAGSMIGGATNGKPDISHWERPTVKALYAYLSSGENQLSFLEGDRIALVGDRAKGWQFGENLRTQKFGWFPIAYTETERDDKESISEWVKAPASDIELDHTPDTSLESTLVDDSLSKMTGSYHGGEDASPTRMFGDTIQYRQSKQFRRLSRGEKPPKPGPPPQLPAPVPTPVVPNSYSGGGSKQQQQQRHDGASGSGGIPQSNSFSSAGAPPMASDKRKSGSATMNFSKPPASSNPKQKRASNGMASASLHSSNDSGFSNEPQPQPEADLYSDEEPVNRVPIRSARSEKNLLNDQTTMTRSGGRDSSVPSPRYHDEDDIYGTIVPPRPRGQQSQMMMRQANSYGNIAESNSGTLEYGYRTRNRGSGSEGQPNQSDSQKIKRTKSFWKFSKSEDHILEGMAMWKHNDIIPTGREKREMEKKEATLKRNMRKKEQLEKQKQKEMIAAKAEEEQQQQQQQQRRKDNSRGNANGMMDNESNTSTLVRGNNRESRDRDRDQRGEPMRERPHSIALMSEQEKFPITKSDIDKRISKIDQEFHQQQKKASRGGQEEDRGGRSGRDRGEGRDRKQSKGGKNDTNNNNNSRHSYAGEHLHHQEQELYGEAPMGGGKHGGKQDKYRTTERETSKNRNNDALNKYYQDQTFDDFSIIPADSIMMQDTSFYDDDGMMDDMMLMKTVRRKEILKQYYSSGTDTERNSSSSDPYDCIVVDDHLVAKGRDRKSNGGQDGTMMRMMNDRRGDKKDRGMPDDKMAFSTFRGGVSGGNGGRGQLDDDDDDTMMASMTLDDELMEEEQQQQHHHQQQQQQQQQQSRQQQTRDRRSKSSKGNLAESKYESEHEARISAKMQSNGQQQQQQQKRKSTKSIASDGKAYGPWYDLWGADSSVHNQKL, via the exons AACATACTGGAAAAGTTTAATCCCGGAGCACGACAGCTGATCAGCGCTGGCAAGGCGTACCTGAAGGCACTGCATGGAGCGTCCACTGCGTCGAACGTCTTTAACGAGGCACTCGCCAAGATCGCCGTCAATGCACAACAGGGAGGAACCATCGATATTG GTTCCGCCTTGATGAACATTGTCGGTGTGTACAAAGAGATCCAGGATCAGCACATGAACATC CTGAAAGCGTTCTACGTCGATCTACTGGTGCCGCTGGAAACGAACCTCGAGAAGGACACCAAGGTGGTGCAGTTCGAGCAGAAGAAGTTTCTGCAGCAGCACAAGATGCGCTCGGACAGCTACAGCAAGGCGGCCGCCACGATGAAGAAGTACCGCAAGAAGAACTCGAAAAACACGCCCAAGGAGGCGGAGAAGGAAATCAAGAGCATCCAGGCGTTCGAGGAGGAAAAGCACAAGCTGGACCAGTTCTGCGAGCAGAGCCTGAAGAACGCGATGACGCAGGAGCGGCGCCGGTACGGGTTCGTGCTGGAGCGCCAGTGCTCGCTCGCCAAGCACTGGATGGCGTACCACCACTCCGGCCACATGATCATCGAAAAGTCGCTCGACAACTGGAACGACGTGGCGGCGACGCGCGAATTTCTGCCCCCGAACGTGGAGAACATGTTCTCCGCCAAGCAGGCGCTGCGCGACGtggaggacgaggacgacgacgaccgggAGTCGATCGCGTCCCAGCTGCGCAAGACGCGCTCGATCGATGCGTCCTGCCTGGACATGCGCTCGCTGGCCGACGTCGCGAACAGCACGCTCCAGATGCCGCGGGCCAAGTCCGAGTTTAATCTGAACAACAACACCGGCACGCTGCTGAGTggacaccatcaccaccatcaccaccacaaccaccacgcgatgatgatgatgggtggcggtggcggtggcggggCCGGCAGTATGATCGGTGGGGCCACCAACGGCAAACCGGACATTTCGCACTGGGAGCGGCCCACGGTGAAGGCGCTGTACGCGTACCTGTCGTCGGGCGAGAACCAGCTCAGCTTTCTCGAGGGCGATCGCATTGCGCTCGTGGGCGACCGGGCCAAGGGCTGGCAGTTTGGGGAGAATCTGCGCACGCAAAAGTTCGGCTGGTTCCCGATAGCCTACACCGAGACGGAGCGCGACGACAAGGAGAG CATCAGTGAGTGGGTGAAGGCGCCCGCGAGCGACATTGAGCTGGACCACACGCCCGACACGTCGCTCGAGAGTACGCTGGTGGACGACAGCCTGTCGAAGATGACCGGTTCGTACCACGGCGGCGAGGACGCATCGCCGACGCGCATGTTCGGCGACACGATCCAGTACCGGCAGTCGAAGCAGTTCCGCCGTCTGTCGCGCGGCGAGAAGCCGCCGAAGCCGGGCCCGCCGCCCCAGCTGCCGGCGCCCGTACCGACGCCGGTCGTGCCGAACAGTTAcagcggtggcggcagcaagcagcagcagcagcagcgtcacgATGGAGCGTCCGGCTCGGGGGGCATTCCCCAGTCGAACAGCTTCTCGTCGGCCGGAGCGCCACCGATGGCGTCGGACAAACGCAAATCGGGCTCGGCTACGATGAACTTCAGCAAGCCG CCGGCAAGCAGCAATCCGAAGCAAAAACGGGCGAGCAACGGTATGGCCAGTGCCTCGCTGCATAGCAGCAATGACAGCGGGTTCTCCAACGAGCCCCAACCGCAACCGGAAGCTGATCTGTACTCGGACGAGGAACCAGTGAACCGAGTGCCAATAAG ATCGGCCCGCTCGGAGAAGAACCTGCTGAACGACCAGACGACGATGACGCGCTCCGGCGGTCGTGACAGCAGCGTCCCTTCGCCGCGCTACCACGACGAGGACGATATCTACGGCACGATTGTGCCACCGCGGCCCCGCGGCCAGCAAAGCCAGATGATGATGCGCCAGGCGAACAGCTACGGCAACATTGCCGAAAGCAACTCGGGCACGCTCGAGTACGGCTATCGCACGCGCAACCGCGGGTCCGGCTCGGAGGGCCAGCCCAACCAGAGCGACTCGCAGAAGATCAAGCGCACCAAATCGTTCTGGAAGTTCTCCAAGTCCGAGGACCACATCCTGGAGGGGATGGCGATGTGGAAGCACAACGACATCATACCGACGGGGCGCGAGAAGCGCGAGATGGAGAAGAAGGAGGCTACGCTGAAGCGCAACATGCGCAAGAAGGAGCAGCTGgagaagcagaagcagaaggaaATGATCGCGGCCAAGGcggaggaggagcagcagcagcagcaacagcagcaacgtcgCAAGGATAACTCCCGGGGCAACGCGAACGGTATGATGGACAACGAAAGCAACACCAGCACGCTGGTGCGCGGCAACAACCGTGAGTCGCGGGACCGCGATCGAGACCAGCGGGGGGAGCCAATGCGTGAGCGGCCGCACAGCATTGCGCTGATGTCGGAGCAGGAGAAGTTCCCCATCACCAAGTCGGACATTGACAAGCGCATCTCGAAGATTGACCAGGAgttccaccagcagcagaagaaggcCAGCCGCGGCGGGCAGGAGGAGGATCGTGGAGGTCGTTCCGGTCGCGATCGCGGCGAGGGAAGAGATCGCAAGCAGTCCAAGGGTGGCAAAAAcgacaccaacaacaacaacaactcgcGCCACAGCTACGCCGGCGAACATTTGCACCACCAGGAGCAGGAGCTGTACGGGGAGGCACCGATGGGCGGGGGGAAGCACGGTGGCAAGCAGGACAAGTATCGCACGACGGAGCGCGAAACGAGCAAGAACCGCAACAACGATGCGCTGAACAAGTACTACCAGGACCAGACGTTCGATGACTTTTCGATCATACCGGCCGACTCGATCATGATGCAGGACACGAGCttctacgacgacgacggcatgATGGACGACATGATGCTGATGAAGACGGTGCGCCGGAAGGAGATCCTGAAGCAGTACTACTCCAGCGGCACCGACACGGAGCGCAACTCGTCCAGCTCGGACCCGTACGACTGCATCGTGGTGGACGACCATCTGGTGGCGAAGGGGCGCGACCGGAAGTCGAACGGTGGCCAGGACGGCACGATGATGCGCATGATGAACGATCGGCGGGGCGACAAGAAGGATCGCGGCATGCCCGACGACAAGATGGCGTTCTCCACGTTCCGGGGCGGTGTTTCGGGCGGCAATGGAGGCCGCGGCCAGCtggacgatgatgacgatgacacGATGATGGCATCGATGACACTGGACGACGAGCTGATGGaggaagagcagcagcagcaacatcatcatcagcaacagcagcagcagcagcagcaacagtcccGCCAGCAACAGACCCGCGATCGCCGTTCCAAGAGCTCCAAGGGCAATCTGGCCGAGTCAAAGTACGAATCGGAGCACGAGGCGCGCATCAGCGCCAAAATGCAAAGCAacggtcagcagcagcagcagcaacagaagcgCAAGTCCACCAAATCGATCGCCTCGGACGGGAAGGCGTACGGGCCGTGGTATGATCTGTGGGGCGCCGATAGCTCGGTCCACAACCAGAAGCTGTAG